A genomic region of Papaver somniferum cultivar HN1 chromosome 7, ASM357369v1, whole genome shotgun sequence contains the following coding sequences:
- the LOC113297297 gene encoding rac-like GTP-binding protein RAC2 yields MSTSNSKFIKCVTVGDGAVGKTCLLISYTSNTFPTDYVPTVFDNFSASVLVDAQIVSLGLWDTAGQEDYNRLRPLSYRGADVFLLAFSLISRPSFENITKKWIPELRHYAPSVPIVLVGTKLDLREDKQFHIDYPGAYTISTAQGEELKKQIGALAYVECSSKNQQNVKTVFDIAIKLVLHPPKTKNKRKKRRLCSIM; encoded by the exons ATGAGTACTTCAAATTCAAAGTTTATAAAATGTGTTACAGTTGGAGATGGAGCTGTTGGGAAAACATGTCTTCTCATTTCCTACACTAGCAACACTTTCCCAACT GATTATGTTCCGACTGTTTTCGATAACTTCAGCGCAAGTGTTCTTGTTGATGCCCAAATTGTTAGTCTTGGTCTCTGGGATACTGCtg GTCAAGAAGATTACAACAGACTTAGACCTCTAAGTTACAGAGGAGCTGATGTTTTCCTGCTTGCTTTCTCACTGATCAGTAGACCCAGCTTTGAGAACATTACCAAGAAA TGGATTCCCGAGCTACGACATTATGCACCATCGGTTCCTATTGTTCTCGTTGGCACCAAACTAG ACTTGAGAGAAGACAAACAGTTCCACATTGATTACCCTGGAGCATATACTATATCTACGGCACAG GGTGAGGAACTGAAGAAACAGATTGGTGCATTAGCATATGTAGAATGCAGTTCTAAGAACCAACAG AATGTGAAGACAGTATTTGACATTGCAATAAAACTAGTTCTTCATCCACCAAaaacaaagaataagagaaaaaagaGGAGACTTTGCAGCATTATGTAA